Proteins co-encoded in one Aerococcaceae bacterium DSM 111021 genomic window:
- a CDS encoding 5'-methylthioadenosine/adenosylhomocysteine nucleosidase → MNMIIGLIGAMEEEIRELKKSITEQEVSTQFGVEFIKGNLEGKEVVLVLSGIGKVNVTITVTLLKQLFNVTHIINTGSAGALDSALEVGDIVIAHTLAYHDVDVTGFNYELGQMAGMPALYYPDTEMVRVAQNVCRDMGLEPYIGQIVSGDQFVGTHAQKAEILENFPLARAAEMESTAIAQAAYVMGIPFVIVRAISDSANDEASMSFDQFIVTAGKVSATMVKATVGAL, encoded by the coding sequence ATGAATATGATTATTGGATTAATTGGAGCGATGGAAGAAGAAATTCGCGAATTAAAAAAATCAATTACTGAACAAGAAGTATCTACACAATTTGGTGTAGAGTTTATTAAAGGTAATTTAGAAGGTAAGGAAGTTGTGCTTGTCTTATCGGGCATAGGTAAAGTAAACGTGACAATCACAGTGACATTATTAAAACAATTATTTAATGTGACTCACATTATAAACACTGGATCTGCAGGTGCTTTAGATTCTGCATTAGAAGTAGGGGACATTGTTATTGCACATACATTAGCTTATCATGATGTGGACGTAACTGGGTTCAATTATGAACTAGGACAAATGGCAGGTATGCCAGCATTGTATTACCCAGATACTGAAATGGTAAGAGTGGCACAGAATGTATGTCGTGATATGGGCTTAGAGCCTTACATCGGACAAATTGTATCAGGGGACCAATTTGTTGGAACTCATGCTCAAAAAGCTGAGATACTAGAGAATTTTCCACTTGCAAGAGCTGCTGAGATGGAATCGACTGCTATCGCTCAAGCTGCTTATGTCATGGGGATTCCATTTGTCATTGTGCGTGCTATATCAGATTCAGCGAATGATGAAGCATCAATGTCATTTGATCAGTTTATCGTCACCGCTGGTAAAGTATCAGCGACAATGGTTAAAGCCACAGTCGGCGCACTATAA
- a CDS encoding helix-turn-helix domain-containing protein has protein sequence MQHIGPLIKRIRLDKGLTLKETSEGIISIAFLSKFENQKNDISVSNLFALLQRLKISPDEFYRLTSRYNSTPMYQFLQDLLPGLVNNDIIFLNKKLDELSFNIYTFDSIFVLHYKILIEQYINLYSKLPYNNKDINTISKYLIHNENWGNYELHLYSNFIKFLPLHTNLILIKKAKNAASSFVGTESYKHTVVLLYINFINMLIVNNELLAARDTIKEIMPDLIDTKYFYEINKLNYLEGKIMIASGKITEGKRIAEKAIDIMYQLQNSKIARAHKKSLDEFINSFLL, from the coding sequence ATGCAACATATTGGACCTTTAATCAAGAGAATTAGATTAGATAAAGGACTTACTTTAAAAGAAACTTCTGAAGGGATTATATCAATTGCTTTTCTTTCAAAGTTTGAAAATCAAAAAAATGATATATCTGTTTCGAATTTATTTGCTTTACTTCAACGGTTAAAGATAAGTCCAGATGAGTTTTATCGATTAACCTCTCGATACAATTCAACACCTATGTATCAGTTTTTGCAGGACTTATTACCGGGCTTAGTAAATAACGATATTATTTTTTTAAACAAAAAATTAGATGAACTATCCTTTAATATATACACTTTTGATAGCATTTTTGTCCTTCATTACAAAATCCTAATTGAACAGTACATAAACCTATATAGCAAATTACCTTATAATAACAAGGATATTAACACTATCAGCAAATACTTAATTCATAATGAAAATTGGGGCAACTATGAATTACATCTTTATTCAAATTTCATTAAATTTTTACCACTCCACACTAATTTAATATTGATTAAGAAGGCGAAAAATGCTGCAAGTTCTTTCGTTGGAACAGAGAGTTATAAACATACCGTTGTACTGTTATATATTAACTTTATTAATATGTTGATAGTTAATAATGAATTGCTTGCTGCTCGTGATACTATTAAGGAAATCATGCCGGATTTAATCGATACTAAATATTTTTACGAGATTAATAAACTCAATTATTTAGAAGGAAAAATAATGATTGCTAGTGGTAAAATTACTGAAGGTAAAAGAATAGCTGAAAAAGCAATTGATATAATGTATCAATTGCAAAATAGTAAAATTGCTCGAGCACATAAAAAATCTTTAGATGAATTTATAAACTCCTTCCTATTATAA
- a CDS encoding ATP-binding protein: protein MIQLRLKGMAEAYQEQNNVSEYTQWTFEERLAHLIDREADVKYDSKIKRLIQNAHLPENQAYIDGIKYYSDRGLNKDLIQELKTNKYITAPHNVIIVGPTGSGKSYISCALGYEACLHGMRTKYVRLPDLLTEIALAKAEATFSKLLNRYERLDLLIIDEWVLMAISTVQAAELLEIIERRYRTKATILCSQFSVGGWHERLGGGAVADAILDRLVSRSKKIEIQSERSMRERID, encoded by the coding sequence ATGATTCAATTACGCCTAAAAGGCATGGCAGAAGCTTATCAAGAACAAAATAATGTGTCCGAATATACTCAGTGGACATTCGAAGAGCGCCTTGCTCACTTAATTGATCGTGAAGCAGACGTGAAGTACGATTCGAAAATTAAACGACTCATACAAAATGCCCACTTACCAGAAAACCAAGCATACATCGATGGGATTAAATATTATTCAGACCGTGGACTTAATAAGGACTTAATCCAAGAATTAAAGACCAACAAATACATTACAGCGCCTCACAACGTGATTATTGTTGGTCCCACTGGATCTGGAAAGAGTTATATCTCCTGTGCACTCGGTTATGAAGCTTGTTTACATGGAATGCGCACGAAGTACGTTCGGCTTCCTGATTTATTAACAGAAATTGCTTTAGCCAAAGCGGAGGCCACTTTCAGTAAGCTATTAAATCGGTATGAACGTCTCGATTTACTCATCATCGACGAGTGGGTCCTAATGGCCATAAGCACTGTTCAGGCAGCCGAGTTGTTGGAAATTATTGAAAGAAGATACCGTACGAAAGCAACTATTTTATGTTCCCAGTTTTCAGTAGGAGGTTGGCATGAACGACTAGGAGGTGGCGCGGTTGCAGATGCAATATTAGACCGTTTAGTCAGTAGATCTAAAAAGATAGAAATTCAAAGTGAGCGTTCGATGCGCGAAAGAATCGACTAA
- a CDS encoding NUDIX hydrolase — protein MYSNPEHIPFLQDKVLRQSELIYDGAILQLYRNQIELENGQLAYRELINHQSAVGILAITPQDTVLLVKQYRPAVVEHIIEIPAGLRDFIDGVEEEALTAAKRELEEETGYQASDWTELGSYYVSPGFVNEKVTVFVADRLVKVETPLAQDEDEHIELVEFTRQEVKMMLENDEVRDMKTAMALNYWLYQKG, from the coding sequence ATGTATTCAAATCCAGAACATATCCCATTTTTGCAAGACAAAGTCCTAAGACAGAGTGAGTTAATCTATGATGGGGCAATTTTACAATTATATCGTAACCAAATAGAGTTAGAAAATGGACAATTAGCTTACCGTGAATTAATCAATCATCAATCTGCGGTAGGTATATTAGCTATAACTCCACAAGACACAGTACTACTTGTTAAGCAATATCGCCCAGCAGTTGTTGAGCATATTATCGAAATACCAGCTGGTTTAAGAGACTTTATTGATGGAGTAGAGGAAGAGGCATTAACTGCTGCAAAGCGTGAGTTGGAGGAAGAGACAGGCTATCAAGCCAGTGATTGGACTGAGTTAGGGAGTTATTATGTATCCCCAGGCTTCGTGAATGAGAAAGTAACAGTCTTTGTTGCGGATCGTTTAGTGAAAGTAGAGACACCTCTGGCTCAAGATGAGGATGAACATATTGAACTAGTTGAGTTTACACGACAAGAAGTGAAAATGATGCTAGAAAATGATGAAGTAAGAGATATGAAGACAGCTATGGCATTAAATTACTGGCTATATCAAAAAGGATGA
- a CDS encoding toxic anion resistance protein — protein sequence MSEEKDLFDELLEQEHGSINEAVQSVQPESSEFDELLANPFDETIEQTIEKDIADQEMLAKRQVSNEKLIERLPEHRQKQAKDLANQIDEDNMSAIIAYGSNAQKKLSEFSRSILQQVQLKDTGEVGDVLTELMTKLQESDPRQLTAEPNIFQRVFKRVKSSITETQMRYQQIGSQIDRVAIRLEREKTELLNDNQMLEQFYSKNKDYFDALNVYIAAGEVKMEQLQNEVIPKAIDTARQSQDQMEVQKVNDLNQFLDRLDKRTHDLRLTRQMTIQQAPQIRMIQNTNQVLAEKIQVSVHTAIPLWENQITIALALLRQQNAATSQRQVSETTNNLLLKNSEMLKQSTIDIAREAERGVIDIDTLRKTQSNLISTLEETLEIQQTGRQQRRLAEHELQEMENDLRDKLLAISNEQKKQRQGDQENI from the coding sequence ATGAGTGAAGAAAAAGATTTATTCGATGAGTTGTTAGAACAAGAACACGGTTCGATCAATGAGGCCGTTCAGTCAGTTCAACCAGAATCATCAGAATTCGATGAATTACTAGCTAATCCTTTTGATGAAACAATCGAACAAACAATTGAAAAAGATATTGCTGATCAAGAAATGTTAGCTAAACGCCAAGTTTCAAACGAAAAACTTATCGAACGCTTACCAGAACATCGCCAAAAGCAAGCTAAAGACTTAGCTAATCAAATTGACGAGGACAACATGAGTGCAATTATCGCTTATGGATCGAATGCACAGAAAAAATTAAGTGAATTCTCTCGTTCAATCTTACAACAAGTACAGTTAAAAGATACTGGAGAAGTTGGAGATGTTTTGACTGAGTTAATGACAAAGTTACAAGAGTCTGATCCACGTCAACTAACTGCAGAACCTAATATTTTCCAACGCGTTTTCAAACGTGTAAAAAGCTCAATTACAGAAACACAAATGCGTTATCAACAAATTGGTAGTCAAATTGATCGTGTAGCTATTCGTTTAGAACGTGAGAAAACAGAATTACTTAATGATAATCAAATGTTAGAACAGTTTTACAGTAAAAATAAAGATTATTTTGATGCACTAAATGTCTATATTGCGGCTGGTGAAGTTAAGATGGAACAACTCCAAAACGAAGTTATTCCTAAAGCCATCGATACGGCTAGACAATCTCAAGATCAAATGGAAGTTCAAAAAGTCAATGACTTAAACCAATTTCTAGATCGTTTAGATAAGCGAACACACGACTTACGCTTAACGCGACAAATGACTATTCAACAAGCACCACAAATACGAATGATTCAAAACACTAATCAAGTCTTAGCTGAGAAGATTCAAGTATCTGTCCATACGGCTATTCCGTTATGGGAGAACCAAATTACAATCGCTTTGGCCCTACTTCGTCAGCAAAATGCTGCGACGTCACAGCGACAAGTGTCCGAAACAACAAATAACTTGTTGCTTAAAAACTCAGAAATGTTGAAACAAAGTACCATTGATATTGCTCGTGAAGCTGAACGAGGCGTGATTGATATCGATACATTACGTAAGACTCAAAGTAACTTGATTAGTACATTAGAAGAAACCTTAGAAATTCAACAAACAGGCCGTCAACAACGTCGATTGGCCGAACATGAACTTCAAGAAATGGAAAATGATTTACGCGATAAATTATTAGCCATCTCAAATGAGCAAAAGAAACAACGCCAAGGGGATCAAGAAAATATCTAA
- a CDS encoding response regulator transcription factor, translating into MTDSIKVLLVDDEQLIRGGLAILLGTFDDIDIVGQAINGKDAAKFCNQNEVDVVLMDIRMPDSNGIEGTELIKKNHPKIKVLILTTFQDVEYISQTMQLGASGYLLKDSSHDEIHESIRIVYNDNVVLDGKISQAMLSKVSGFQSKDFSSNDFELSEKEVNMITLIASGLNNQEISEKMFLSVGTVKNNISTILNKLELRDRTQLAIFAFENGMMN; encoded by the coding sequence ATGACTGATTCAATAAAAGTACTATTGGTCGACGATGAACAGCTAATTAGAGGCGGTTTAGCTATCCTATTAGGAACTTTTGATGATATCGATATTGTTGGCCAAGCAATCAACGGAAAAGATGCTGCAAAATTTTGTAACCAAAATGAAGTGGATGTCGTACTCATGGACATCCGGATGCCAGATTCGAATGGAATTGAGGGAACAGAGTTAATTAAGAAAAATCATCCCAAAATTAAAGTATTAATATTGACGACATTTCAAGATGTGGAATACATATCCCAAACTATGCAGTTAGGTGCTTCAGGCTACTTATTAAAAGACAGCAGTCATGATGAAATTCATGAAAGTATTCGCATTGTTTATAATGACAATGTCGTACTCGATGGAAAGATTAGTCAAGCCATGTTATCAAAGGTTTCTGGTTTTCAAAGCAAAGATTTTAGCAGTAATGATTTTGAATTATCAGAGAAAGAAGTAAATATGATTACACTCATTGCAAGTGGGTTGAATAATCAAGAAATCTCTGAGAAGATGTTTCTCTCAGTAGGTACGGTAAAAAATAATATCAGTACGATATTAAATAAACTTGAATTACGTGATCGTACCCAGCTCGCAATCTTTGCCTTCGAGAATGGAATGATGAATTAA
- a CDS encoding ABC transporter ATP-binding protein, whose product MSYVEINNIYKSYGKDQVLENISFAIESGECFGLIGPNGAGKSTLIDIITGLEQYNSGDISVGGQVVPKDIVKVRKQIGLVPQEIALMQELNATSNLEYFGGLYGLSGKLLKERIKEALEVVGLTEHTKKAVKTFSGGMQRRLNIAAAILHHPKFLILDEPTVGVDPQSRNKIFEFIKHMNSEYGMTVLYTSHYMEEVEALCDRLFILDNGQRIGYGTQEEIKQLVQDTVKWYIEVEQAPLDFEEKLSTHLTGIQQVVSENNKFHLIVDPVDFSTKELMSLINENNIELTTLNKEALSLEEAFLQLTGKTLRD is encoded by the coding sequence ATGAGCTATGTAGAAATTAATAATATTTACAAGAGTTATGGAAAAGACCAAGTGTTGGAGAATATTTCTTTTGCAATTGAAAGTGGAGAGTGTTTTGGATTAATCGGACCAAATGGAGCAGGGAAATCTACATTAATTGATATCATAACTGGATTAGAACAATATAATTCGGGAGATATTTCTGTAGGTGGACAGGTTGTACCTAAAGATATAGTAAAAGTTCGTAAGCAAATTGGTTTAGTGCCTCAAGAAATTGCATTGATGCAAGAACTAAATGCTACATCGAATTTAGAATATTTTGGGGGCTTATACGGCTTATCTGGAAAGCTATTAAAAGAACGTATAAAAGAAGCGCTTGAAGTTGTTGGTTTAACGGAACATACGAAGAAGGCAGTCAAAACATTCTCAGGAGGAATGCAAAGACGATTAAATATTGCTGCTGCAATATTACATCATCCAAAATTTTTAATCCTTGATGAGCCAACAGTAGGAGTTGACCCACAATCGCGAAACAAGATTTTTGAATTTATTAAACATATGAATAGCGAATATGGAATGACAGTTTTATATACATCCCACTATATGGAAGAAGTTGAAGCCTTGTGTGATCGTTTATTCATTCTTGATAACGGTCAGCGCATTGGCTATGGAACTCAAGAAGAGATTAAGCAATTAGTTCAAGATACTGTAAAATGGTATATCGAAGTTGAACAAGCGCCCCTTGATTTTGAAGAGAAACTATCCACTCATTTAACTGGTATTCAACAAGTCGTTAGTGAAAATAATAAGTTCCACTTAATAGTGGATCCAGTAGATTTCAGTACAAAAGAACTAATGTCTTTAATCAACGAAAATAATATTGAGTTAACCACATTAAATAAAGAAGCCTTGAGTCTGGAAGAAGCATTCTTGCAACTAACCGGAAAAACATTACGAGATTAA
- a CDS encoding 5-bromo-4-chloroindolyl phosphate hydrolysis family protein, which translates to MFGLLALGLNILFIIGIGSILLSIIINMTRPHSKKSNNISKGVPIFFIILFLIGIILSGASFIPYSLISVFVLMIITFGSISLLTRLYNHLTQDSPHTLQTIVYLFSILSIGGAGLGSVFDADYQIIQNIILLFISNVSIIIGFTVITFLIGKLFKSNSRPFSKNSFARTSSKDKLQHYHEAGLSDEEISYLREQLAQAREHIISIEKQMNATAKLRAIDVRHNTIEISKQFFQDIVKEPKRFSEAGDVIYRILPSLNDLTEKYNEVSEHIAKNKQTYLILEKSAQTIEELAKRLTEDYIHFHKATYQDLDDEINLANRTLNRNQNIEPSRSVDDILEDWNNMNDEDNTDTKE; encoded by the coding sequence ATGTTCGGATTATTAGCATTAGGCTTAAATATACTCTTTATTATTGGTATAGGCTCAATTTTACTTAGTATAATCATAAATATGACACGACCACATTCAAAAAAATCAAACAATATAAGCAAAGGTGTTCCCATCTTTTTTATTATATTATTTCTCATAGGGATAATACTTTCAGGTGCGTCATTTATACCTTATTCGTTGATTAGCGTATTTGTGTTGATGATTATTACATTTGGATCAATTTCACTGTTAACGCGTTTGTATAATCATTTAACTCAAGATTCACCTCATACTCTACAAACAATTGTCTATTTGTTTTCAATTTTAAGTATTGGTGGAGCTGGTCTCGGTTCAGTATTTGATGCAGACTATCAAATCATTCAAAATATTATCTTACTTTTCATTTCAAATGTGAGTATAATTATTGGTTTCACTGTTATTACATTCCTTATCGGGAAATTATTCAAATCTAATTCTAGACCTTTTTCAAAAAATTCTTTTGCACGAACAAGCTCTAAAGATAAGCTCCAACATTACCATGAAGCCGGCTTATCTGATGAAGAAATTTCATACTTAAGAGAACAGTTAGCGCAAGCACGTGAGCATATTATATCGATAGAAAAACAAATGAATGCTACAGCAAAACTACGTGCGATTGATGTGCGTCATAATACAATTGAAATTAGTAAACAATTCTTCCAAGATATAGTCAAAGAGCCTAAACGTTTTAGTGAAGCAGGCGATGTAATATACCGTATCCTCCCATCATTAAATGATTTAACTGAAAAATACAATGAAGTGAGCGAACATATTGCCAAGAATAAACAAACTTACCTAATCTTAGAAAAAAGTGCACAAACGATTGAAGAATTAGCAAAACGATTAACAGAAGATTACATTCACTTTCATAAAGCGACTTACCAAGATTTGGATGATGAGATTAATTTAGCAAATCGTACCTTAAATCGGAATCAAAATATTGAACCATCACGCTCTGTCGATGATATCTTAGAAGATTGGAACAATATGAATGATGAAGATAATACAGATACAAAGGAGTAG
- a CDS encoding ABC transporter permease produces the protein MSQLWIYIKTNMRANAKQWPALLAMYVVMPVFFSFLMGFSFSSLFVPEETSDPIEVSINNGDNGGTGQALVDTLNTEAMQNYVDIVEGGEEADFIIHIQPEYSQRLEETLVEVESKENASASQETILVQMITEYQNVLVNQQALANEMATINDQAIVEQLVVSLDRVASLSAEQVFEKQQYESQSSLTSNQFTSVSGLIYIFILSLAGSVGMKTKEEMKGLRKRIGVLPLTPAKDVIYGITSDTIMFVLLGAIYMIIWHLIDGNTFVGNPLFYLGWLTLYAFLFQVLNNVLFYFIPDKYANVVYQVFTMIFMIFGFMPIDRLLGENFQDFLSTNYYREIFSEPMYDYIINQQWNNHIGLAFGIVIVGVILTLIVIQLRTRRELKPS, from the coding sequence ATGAGCCAATTATGGATTTACATTAAAACAAACATGCGAGCAAATGCTAAGCAATGGCCGGCGCTTCTAGCAATGTATGTTGTCATGCCAGTTTTTTTCTCTTTTTTAATGGGCTTCTCCTTTAGTTCGCTCTTTGTACCTGAAGAGACAAGTGATCCTATTGAAGTTAGTATTAATAATGGAGACAATGGAGGAACAGGGCAAGCATTAGTAGATACGCTCAATACTGAGGCTATGCAGAATTATGTTGATATTGTTGAAGGTGGCGAAGAAGCGGACTTTATCATTCATATTCAACCAGAATATAGCCAAAGATTAGAAGAGACTTTAGTTGAGGTTGAATCGAAAGAAAATGCTTCAGCTTCCCAAGAGACAATATTAGTTCAAATGATTACCGAATACCAAAATGTACTCGTGAATCAACAAGCGTTAGCCAATGAGATGGCAACAATCAATGATCAAGCGATAGTCGAACAACTCGTAGTGTCATTAGACCGAGTCGCTAGTTTAAGTGCGGAACAGGTTTTTGAAAAACAACAATATGAATCGCAGTCCTCATTAACAAGCAATCAGTTCACATCTGTTTCGGGGCTCATTTATATATTCATCTTATCACTCGCTGGGAGTGTGGGAATGAAGACCAAAGAAGAAATGAAAGGGCTCAGAAAGAGAATCGGTGTCTTACCACTGACGCCAGCTAAAGATGTTATCTATGGCATTACAAGTGATACGATAATGTTTGTTTTATTGGGAGCTATTTATATGATTATTTGGCACTTAATTGATGGGAACACCTTTGTGGGTAATCCATTATTTTATCTCGGATGGCTGACATTATATGCCTTTTTATTCCAAGTATTAAATAATGTCTTGTTCTACTTCATACCAGATAAGTATGCCAATGTGGTTTATCAAGTGTTCACAATGATATTTATGATTTTTGGATTTATGCCAATTGATCGACTACTAGGTGAGAACTTTCAAGATTTTTTAAGTACGAATTATTACCGGGAGATATTTTCCGAACCTATGTATGATTACATTATCAATCAACAATGGAATAATCATATAGGGTTGGCTTTCGGGATAGTGATTGTCGGTGTTATCTTAACACTCATCGTTATTCAACTGAGAACAAGAAGGGAGTTGAAACCATCATGA
- a CDS encoding IS21 family transposase yields the protein MEKYKQILRYEHAGISQREIAKILSVSRNTVSKVINARKAAQLDWDQISGHTEAELESKLFPEVRGDSASFYYPMDVEYLMGELKKPGVTKKLLWEEYVKECHTVGKQLPYQYTQFCTHLNRGIEQSKATMYFEHTAGEKAEVDWAGTTYHVVNSETGETQKVFFFVATLPYSQLTYVEATLDMKEEQWINAHVHLFEFIQGSPKIVICDNLKTGVIKHPKRGEVVLNAAYQEMADYYRTAIIPAKPRTPKGKASVEGAVGQITTQIIAKLRHETFFNLYDLNQRILELLVNINEKGFQKRKGSRLEVFLTEEKTYLQPLPKEAYEYGVWKSARVQYNYHIAIDKIYYSVPYHYIKKDVRVRITQNRIEIFHQHARVCSHRRRHGRPGQYVTVEEHMPINHRQAGDWNRHRFIKWANNIGPHTALVIERLLDHYKIEQQAFNGCLSILKLTDKYTEKQLDSACEQAISIIHTPRYRNIKRIIEAQSTNQPGYSQQPTNQSDTSQHVYLRGQDYYGEKD from the coding sequence ATGGAAAAATATAAACAGATACTTCGGTATGAACATGCCGGTATCTCTCAACGAGAAATAGCGAAGATACTTTCTGTCTCTCGTAATACTGTCTCAAAAGTAATCAATGCGAGGAAAGCCGCTCAATTAGATTGGGATCAAATCAGTGGACACACTGAAGCGGAGCTAGAGTCGAAACTTTTTCCTGAGGTGAGAGGCGACAGCGCAAGCTTTTATTATCCAATGGATGTTGAATATCTAATGGGTGAATTAAAGAAGCCAGGCGTCACTAAAAAGTTGTTATGGGAAGAGTATGTGAAAGAGTGTCATACCGTGGGTAAGCAGCTTCCTTATCAATATACGCAATTTTGTACCCACTTAAATCGAGGGATTGAACAGTCTAAAGCCACGATGTATTTTGAGCATACTGCGGGTGAAAAAGCTGAAGTTGATTGGGCTGGTACAACATATCATGTGGTTAATTCAGAGACTGGGGAGACACAAAAAGTGTTTTTCTTTGTTGCCACGTTACCTTACAGTCAGTTGACTTACGTAGAAGCCACATTAGATATGAAAGAAGAACAATGGATTAATGCGCATGTTCATTTATTTGAGTTTATCCAAGGTAGCCCTAAAATAGTTATTTGCGACAATTTAAAAACAGGTGTAATTAAGCATCCTAAACGGGGTGAAGTTGTTTTAAATGCGGCTTATCAAGAGATGGCTGATTACTATAGAACTGCGATTATCCCAGCGAAGCCTCGAACACCCAAAGGAAAAGCATCGGTTGAAGGCGCTGTCGGTCAAATCACCACTCAAATTATCGCTAAGTTAAGACACGAAACTTTCTTTAATTTATATGATCTTAATCAGCGGATCCTTGAGTTATTAGTCAATATCAATGAGAAGGGGTTCCAAAAAAGGAAAGGGTCCCGACTAGAGGTTTTCTTAACTGAAGAAAAAACGTATCTTCAACCACTACCCAAAGAAGCGTATGAATATGGTGTCTGGAAATCTGCCCGAGTCCAGTATAACTACCATATCGCCATTGATAAGATTTACTATTCGGTCCCCTATCACTATATCAAAAAAGATGTGCGAGTTCGAATAACACAGAATCGAATCGAAATTTTTCATCAACATGCACGTGTATGTAGTCATCGGCGTCGCCATGGCCGACCAGGTCAATACGTTACAGTGGAGGAGCATATGCCTATCAATCATCGTCAAGCAGGCGACTGGAATCGACATCGTTTTATCAAGTGGGCAAATAATATAGGCCCGCATACCGCGTTAGTCATTGAGCGCTTACTTGATCATTATAAAATAGAACAACAGGCCTTTAATGGTTGCCTTTCGATACTTAAACTGACTGATAAATATACCGAGAAGCAATTAGATTCTGCTTGTGAACAAGCAATCAGTATTATCCACACCCCTAGGTATCGCAATATTAAAAGAATCATTGAAGCACAGTCAACAAATCAACCGGGTTACAGCCAGCAGCCGACTAATCAGTCTGATACCAGCCAACATGTCTATTTACGTGGACAAGATTATTACGGAGAGAAGGACTAA
- a CDS encoding ABC transporter permease, protein MKFIQLTWFHFKRIFQSMGLVAMTFIMPLFMISGLIFIQTPDSTASLGENVVVLNHSAFVEENVYPKLSETFQAGFTDDEIEVFEQLDQSEISMVYEIPAAFPEEGVSIKTHSINGENNDIFFESEFTAILSEVMTESALAEAGVSFEAIQVAQPTINQSYTPIDGRLVLIIFMAVFFMSYSSSLIGSDLNKLRSDGVLTRSIVTNARSWQILGSVLSAYTLYNFISSILVVLIICLLFGITISQIPLIVSSILAFCIFNVGLTMVLFRLFKNEQMILIVGIVLSIMLAFMGMGVIDMTSFSFIQYLSPFYWLFESLDTGVILPNIPIIALYGLVLFTAGSFKVERLVRV, encoded by the coding sequence ATGAAATTCATCCAATTAACGTGGTTTCATTTTAAACGGATTTTTCAAAGTATGGGTCTTGTGGCTATGACATTTATAATGCCACTGTTTATGATTAGTGGGTTGATTTTCATTCAGACTCCAGATTCAACCGCGAGTCTAGGAGAAAACGTTGTGGTACTTAATCATTCTGCATTTGTGGAGGAAAATGTCTATCCAAAACTGAGTGAGACTTTTCAAGCTGGTTTTACCGATGATGAGATCGAAGTTTTTGAACAATTAGACCAAAGTGAAATATCTATGGTCTATGAGATTCCTGCTGCCTTTCCTGAAGAAGGGGTGAGTATAAAAACGCATAGTATTAATGGAGAGAACAATGACATTTTCTTTGAATCAGAGTTTACGGCAATATTGAGCGAAGTAATGACCGAGAGTGCACTTGCCGAGGCGGGTGTGAGCTTTGAAGCTATTCAAGTAGCTCAGCCAACTATTAACCAAAGTTATACGCCGATTGATGGGCGACTGGTTCTTATCATCTTTATGGCGGTTTTCTTCATGAGTTACTCAAGTAGTCTGATCGGAAGTGATTTAAATAAATTGAGAAGTGATGGTGTCTTAACTCGAAGTATAGTAACCAATGCACGTAGTTGGCAAATACTAGGAAGTGTTTTAAGTGCCTATACACTGTACAATTTTATATCGTCTATCTTGGTAGTCCTCATCATTTGTCTATTATTTGGAATTACAATCAGTCAAATTCCATTGATAGTCAGTTCAATTCTGGCATTTTGTATTTTTAATGTTGGATTAACCATGGTTCTATTCAGGTTATTCAAAAATGAGCAGATGATTTTGATTGTAGGGATCGTATTATCAATCATGCTAGCCTTCATGGGAATGGGCGTAATTGACATGACGTCATTTTCGTTCATTCAATATCTCTCCCCATTTTATTGGTTGTTCGAATCATTAGATACAGGAGTTATATTACCAAACATTCCAATTATCGCCTTATACGGACTTGTTTTATTTACCGCCGGGAGTTTTAAAGTTGAGAGATTAGTGAGAGTATAG